One window from the genome of Tachysurus vachellii isolate PV-2020 chromosome 5, HZAU_Pvac_v1, whole genome shotgun sequence encodes:
- the ccr12b.2 gene encoding C-C chemokine receptor type 3: MDQLDTSTTVDYDLENSSMTYMPPCDLTDISKFSKHLLPPFYIAIFIISLLGNGLVLYILFKFEKMSTVTNVFLINLVVSDLIFTVGLPFQAVYHSSEWSFGKMGCKLMNGTYHLGFYSSVLFLTLLTFDRYLAVVHAVAAEKWRQSCYAYISATIVWFVCCLTSLETFLNYDIAEDLIQGLTCTYMSDPEQKIMGNYFQFALFFIFPLVVVLYCYIRIFLRVLSTRMRSKQRPLKLIFVIVVLFFMCWTPYNVILLLTEIDNRDPCDYSLVYLQYVTHSIANLYFCINPMFYTFLGRKFQNHVRRLLVDEIPCLKNHLHVSENSRSFSR; encoded by the coding sequence ATGGACCAGTTGGACACATCAACCACTGTTGACTACGATTTAGAAAATTCTTCAATGACTTATATGCCACCATGTGACTTGACGGACATATCTAAAttcagtaaacatttattaCCACCATTCTACATTGCAATATTCATTATCAGTTTGCTGGGCAATGGATTGGTTCTATATATCCTATTCAAGTTTGAAAAGATGAGCACAGTCACTAATGTATTCCTCATCAACCTGGTGGTTTCTGATCTGATATTCACCGTTGGTCTCCCATTCCAAGCTGTGTACCATAGCTCGGAGTggtcctttggcaaaatgggatGCAAGTTGATGAATGGTACCTACCACCTTGGTTTCTACAGCTCtgtcctcttcctcactcttcTGACTTTTGACCGTTACCTGGCTGTAGTGCATGCAGTTGCTGCAGAGAAATGGAGGCAGAGCTGCTATGCCTACATTTCAGCCACTATTGTGTGGTTTGTTTGTTGCCTTACTAGTCTGGAGACCTTCCTCAATTACGATATAGCAGAAGACCTAATTCAGGGGTTAACCTGCACCTACATGAGTGACCCTGAACAGAAGATAATGGGCAATTATTTCCAGTTTGCACTTTTTTTCATCTTCCCCTTAGTTGTTGTCTTGTACTGCTACATCAGGATCTTTTTAAGGGTTCTCTCAACTCGAATGAGGAGCAAACAAAGGCCTCTGAAGCTGATATTTGTCATTGTGGTTCTGTTCTTTATGTGCTGGACCCCATACAATGTCATATTGCTGCTAACAGAAATTGATAACAGAGACCCTTGTGATTACAGTCTTGTCTATCTGCAGTATGTCACTCACAGCATTGCTAATTTATACTTCTGTATCAATCCGATGTTCTACACTTTTTTGGGTAGAAAATTCCAAAATCATGTACGCCGCTTGTTGGTGGATGAGATCCCGTGCTTAAAGAATCATCTGCATGTCAGTGAAAACAGCAGATCATTCTCTAGGTGA